GCTCGGAGAGAATCCTATGATAGTTAGATTGTGCTTCTAGCGCATACGGCATCAGTACCTTGGCTCGAGATTTAAAGAGAGTACTATCGAAAAGCGGTTGATGGTATGCACCACGAGCACTGTCTAGTTGTTTACAGTGCCCGATTAATGTGTCGAGAATTTTACCGAGTTGCTTAAAGTGAGACATGCTTAATCTAAACTTTTTACAGGTTTACAAACCAAGCTTCATAAGCCAGTTTGATTGCGAGTACACTCACCACGGTAACAAATACCGGGCGAATAAACTTGGCGCCAAAGCGTATAGCTGAGTGAGCACCAACAAACGCGCCAACCATCAAACAGACGCCCATCGTCAATCCGAGAACCCAATCGATATGCCCTAGAATGGCAAAAGTCACTAGGGAGGTGAAGTTACTGGTGAAATTCATCGCTTTCGATAAACCAGACGCGAGCAAAATGTTCAAGCGATAAAGCGCCATAGAGCTTACAGTCCAAAATGCACCGGTTCCAGGCCCGGCAACACCATCATAGAAACCCAAAGTAAAGCCTTGAGCAATCTGCTTCTTCTTAAGAACGGGACAAGGGGTTGGGGACACGTTTTGGTTAGCATTCGGTGTTTTATGGAAAATCGTATAGATTGCGGCGGCCAAAATCACTAGCGGTAAAACTTTTTCTAACCATTGAGTACTGATGGCATCGACGACCAATGTACCTACAGTTGCGCCAATTAAAGTCGCAATAAATGCGTTGACCCAGCACTGAGGCTTGAATAGTTTCTTTTTGTAGTAGGTAAAAGCCGCGGTTGATGATGCAAAGGTGGCTGCGAGTTTGTTAGTGCCTAGCGCGATATGCGGTGGTAAACCTAAAGACAACAGGGCTGGCACGGTGAGCATACCGCCACCGCCTGCAACGGCATCGATAAAACCGGCAGCGAAGGCAACCAGTGCAAGTATGACCAACATGGTTGGTTCAATCATTTCCATAGATAGCTATTATTCTCGTTATATGCTGTATCAGCAGCGTTGTTTTTCAAATTTGCCGGAGTAAATCTAAAACAAAATTTAGCAGGAGCGCTTTACAACCCTACTCATTAATATTTAATTGTACGTTTAAAAGGCGGTAGGGAGTCTAACAAGGACTTGCCATAGCGCTTTGTGACTATGCGTCGGTCAAGGATCGTGACTTTACCAGAATCTCGCTCTTTACGCAGCAGTCGGCCAACAGATTGAATCAGTTTTTTACTCGCTTCAGGAACGGTAATTTGCATAAATGGGTTTCCGCCCTTGGACTCGATATACTCTGAATGTGCTTGTTCTACCGGTGAGGTTGGAACACCAAATGGGATCTTGGTGATGATTAGGTTTTCCAATAACTCTCCAGGCAAATCAAGGCCCTCTGAAAAACTACCTGTACCAAAAAGCACGCTGGTTTTTCCTTTATCTAC
The Vibrio pelagius genome window above contains:
- a CDS encoding sulfite exporter TauE/SafE family protein; translated protein: MEMIEPTMLVILALVAFAAGFIDAVAGGGGMLTVPALLSLGLPPHIALGTNKLAATFASSTAAFTYYKKKLFKPQCWVNAFIATLIGATVGTLVVDAISTQWLEKVLPLVILAAAIYTIFHKTPNANQNVSPTPCPVLKKKQIAQGFTLGFYDGVAGPGTGAFWTVSSMALYRLNILLASGLSKAMNFTSNFTSLVTFAILGHIDWVLGLTMGVCLMVGAFVGAHSAIRFGAKFIRPVFVTVVSVLAIKLAYEAWFVNL